Proteins from a single region of Pseudomonadales bacterium:
- a CDS encoding cupin domain-containing protein, with protein sequence MSLPTRCRADFSQREVVLPSEHQWFDSPQSGVRRMPLDRIGAEQARATSLVRYAPHSEFAEHQHPGGEEIFVLEGEFADEYGSYPAGSYLRNPIGSSHSPKVGAQGALIFVKLQQFQADDQLQLNLNCNQQAWRPGLVDGLSVMPLHDYEGEHIALVKWAAFTEFNPHQHFGGEEILVLEGTFYDEHGSYPKGSWIRSPHLSQHRPFTREDGALIYVKVGHLHPELIAEF encoded by the coding sequence TGTCGCGCCGACTTTTCTCAACGCGAGGTGGTATTACCCTCCGAGCATCAATGGTTCGATTCTCCACAATCTGGTGTAAGGCGCATGCCCTTGGACCGCATCGGTGCTGAGCAAGCACGCGCAACCTCCCTGGTTCGCTATGCCCCGCATAGTGAATTTGCAGAGCATCAACACCCTGGCGGCGAGGAAATTTTTGTACTTGAAGGTGAATTTGCCGACGAATACGGAAGCTACCCTGCTGGCAGCTATTTACGTAACCCAATAGGCAGCAGCCACAGCCCGAAGGTCGGTGCCCAAGGAGCGTTGATTTTTGTTAAACTGCAGCAGTTTCAGGCGGATGACCAACTTCAATTAAACCTAAATTGTAATCAGCAGGCCTGGCGCCCAGGCTTAGTAGACGGCTTATCGGTGATGCCCCTGCATGACTATGAGGGCGAGCATATAGCACTGGTCAAGTGGGCAGCATTTACCGAATTTAATCCCCACCAACACTTTGGCGGCGAGGAAATTCTGGTGCTTGAGGGCACCTTCTATGATGAGCATGGCAGCTATCCGAAAGGCAGCTGGATTCGAAGCCCGCACCTCAGTCAACATCGCCCTTTTACACGCGAGGACGGAGCACTCATTTACGTTAAAGTGGGCCATTTACATCCCGAGCTGATTGCTGAGTTTTAG